One Thermosphaera aggregans DNA segment encodes these proteins:
- a CDS encoding glycosyltransferase family 4 protein, whose amino-acid sequence MFIPFTEDKTSERVPSLIRILSKYFDLVGLKPLCRRRSIYYKNRIVYGIIWILEWITERIIMILNGIKMGSRNFITLIFCEEPEYALVGFILSKILRVPFIYDSHGNKYLQCIRLRNPLYYRLYITFLDIFLAKKCSVLLVVSEFDRRCYINQGVPPGKIYVIPSFIDLEKVKRAIMNPSTNIPIPKGKKTLLFFGNYNYEPNVEALRFINNELAPAIDNIENVEIYICGRSPVPIEQLVGPLHRKVKYLGFVPDIYEVLNTVDAFICPIWTGVGIIVKVLDAMAVGKPIVGTKFLREGIPELNENNALLARNKQEFIYLVRHLLEHYDEYKHMGQVLQNIIATRYSRDVIEKKLYFIILHVIRDRLLKTKKFRKL is encoded by the coding sequence ATGTTCATCCCATTCACAGAAGACAAAACAAGTGAACGAGTTCCTTCACTAATTAGAATTTTGTCAAAATATTTTGACTTAGTGGGATTGAAGCCCCTATGTAGACGTCGTTCAATCTATTATAAGAATAGAATTGTATATGGAATTATATGGATTCTTGAATGGATTACAGAGAGAATTATTATGATCTTAAACGGAATTAAGATGGGTTCACGAAACTTCATAACACTTATATTTTGTGAAGAACCGGAATATGCATTGGTTGGATTTATACTTTCCAAGATTTTAAGAGTACCTTTTATTTACGATAGCCATGGAAACAAATACCTACAGTGTATAAGACTTAGAAATCCCCTCTATTACAGACTCTACATAACGTTCTTAGACATATTCTTGGCGAAAAAGTGTTCGGTCTTACTGGTTGTTTCGGAATTTGACAGACGATGTTACATTAACCAAGGAGTTCCTCCTGGGAAAATATATGTAATTCCAAGCTTTATAGATCTCGAAAAAGTAAAAAGAGCTATAATGAATCCCTCCACGAACATACCTATTCCCAAGGGTAAAAAGACTCTACTTTTCTTTGGTAATTACAACTACGAGCCAAACGTTGAAGCTCTACGATTTATAAACAATGAATTAGCACCAGCGATTGATAACATAGAAAACGTAGAAATATATATATGTGGCCGTAGCCCAGTTCCTATCGAGCAATTAGTTGGACCTCTCCACAGAAAAGTAAAATATCTAGGGTTTGTTCCAGACATATACGAAGTTTTAAATACTGTTGACGCATTCATATGTCCCATCTGGACAGGTGTTGGAATAATTGTAAAGGTGTTAGATGCTATGGCTGTTGGTAAACCTATTGTCGGTACTAAATTTCTGAGAGAGGGCATACCTGAACTTAACGAGAATAATGCCTTACTGGCTAGAAATAAACAAGAATTCATCTATTTAGTCAGACACTTACTCGAACATTACGACGAGTATAAACACATGGGTCAAGTATTACAAAACATTATAGCTACTAGATACAGTCGAGATGTTATTGAGAAAAAATTGTATTTTATAATATTGCATGTTATAAGAGATCGTCTCTTGAAAACTAAGAAGTTTAGAAAACTTTGA
- a CDS encoding metallophosphoesterase family protein, with amino-acid sequence MLSDIHGNMDALQALMNNVPRWDEVWVLGDLVDYGPEPYEVIDYVRSLSPRHVLRGNHDHAVAFGVDCGCGERTHDLSVYTRVNISMKKVSKEHVEWLKSLSPVERVAEKGLEAVIVHGSPRNPLYDYMLPDLSFNDYMRMLTPSPLTLHGFRGRVTGLVVSGHTHIPMDVSLGDVRIVNPGSVGQPRDGDPRASCGLLDTETMEFRIIRVKYDVDKVLSKLRALITDGEVYQRLASILLTGKV; translated from the coding sequence GTGTTATCCGATATTCACGGGAACATGGACGCGTTGCAAGCGCTGATGAATAATGTTCCAAGATGGGATGAGGTCTGGGTTCTAGGGGATCTTGTCGACTATGGCCCAGAACCTTATGAAGTAATAGATTATGTTAGATCGCTCAGCCCCAGGCACGTTCTCCGCGGGAACCATGATCACGCCGTAGCCTTCGGGGTTGACTGCGGCTGTGGTGAGAGGACGCATGACCTTAGCGTTTACACGAGAGTCAATATTTCAATGAAAAAAGTGAGTAAGGAGCATGTCGAATGGCTTAAGAGCCTCAGTCCTGTTGAAAGAGTTGCTGAAAAAGGCTTGGAGGCCGTTATCGTCCACGGTAGCCCACGGAACCCTCTCTACGATTACATGCTCCCCGACCTCTCCTTCAACGATTACATGAGGATGCTTACCCCTTCCCCGTTAACCCTCCACGGATTTCGCGGCAGGGTTACAGGACTCGTTGTCTCCGGCCACACCCACATACCCATGGATGTTAGCCTTGGAGATGTGAGGATAGTTAACCCCGGGAGCGTCGGGCAGCCGAGGGATGGGGATCCAAGGGCGTCATGCGGCTTGCTCGACACCGAGACCATGGAGTTCAGGATCATCAGGGTTAAATACGATGTTGACAAAGTCCTCTCTAAGCTTAGAGCACTGATCACTGACGGGGAAGTTTACCAGAGGTTGGCAAGCATATTGTTAACCGGAAAGGTTTGA
- a CDS encoding DEAD/DEAH box helicase: MGLFAKNVLESKGYSFIFFSDPPVEPSYSSLRFKDVLPEFSSIELGDKLLYKHQLEAHEALMKGFNVLLKAGTGSGKTEAWILYALSRIKEDKRFKAIALYPTLALANDQIRRIEKYVKLVDGRSIQIDSIKKEEYVKRHGMPWLREAIGSSNIVISNPAFLMHDLKKYLLRKTQGVLAGLYSRLDLIVIDELDFYDPRSLALLMSVLQILSDISDVKPQVAVLTATLSNPEDMGEFLKKATGREYRVVEGEAFRITNHYYIVLGKNMREVYNSVRRLWSDAVRTHPELAAYSKLVEDYSSFEKEAYRVVSILEGLGYNVPSISVNPAEIITEFFKDDYVTLVFTRSISSAEELVRSIKQYAGEEAPLASHHHLISKARREEVEEKARKGLVKVVVSPRTLSQGIDIGTIRRIVHLGLPDDVREFYQREGRKGRRRELGYAETVIIPYTRWDRELLNNGLETLRKWLSLGIEKTLVNEENLYIYLFTGTVKLKSPWYRRELNELEKKALSKAGILLKDRVNTELLDWVFERMNFYEFAPPYGIKRYIERNGELRPLEPIGHVDLIEKFQPGCIDYSEDALVVSIEYGKTSRLVKSVIEKPIKEIDFYSHDALSVAAEEYKYLKMNWGEKPSLIKDLLTGRITSEELCVVYVPRNGFGRYRKIPERCIWTVRSERPRYVRVDDTPLVFYDKKTIYVPTPTGGEYRDFTYGYIYDVEMSEDSELLRLALAVLMVLLRRLYGIAFETIMYDVVKLGEYKYFSLHEPVAAGIIDRLDWLSVRRDVEKYVFDDLDRILISEIDDIAYSTLVSLKFNWSLVKAEMLRVVDYVLAKEKIRAVIEGVETLIPRPSPALKTLSLSIISEVLDEDSLSPSLLVALAYYDGGLSRAVVELYPPIPYVKPPQAILEFEREVLDKILYEDFKLVVEDRGMVLKQLRTANLRMLAGFIEKEPGKVVDLREKSADLSVKPFTPESLLTGEEKEPRIEPADVQLVLKEARERKELSESMKNVIQRFMARRARADYIAYLVLKEVAGRKGVVDRSKTGVI, encoded by the coding sequence ATGGGTTTGTTTGCCAAAAATGTTTTAGAGTCAAAAGGGTATAGTTTCATATTCTTCTCAGACCCGCCTGTCGAGCCTTCATACTCAAGCCTTAGGTTTAAGGATGTTCTCCCCGAGTTTTCATCAATAGAATTGGGGGATAAACTACTCTACAAGCATCAGCTGGAAGCACATGAGGCGTTGATGAAGGGTTTCAACGTTTTATTGAAAGCCGGCACGGGTAGCGGGAAAACGGAGGCATGGATACTTTATGCTTTGAGCAGGATTAAGGAGGATAAAAGGTTCAAAGCCATAGCGCTATACCCCACTCTCGCGCTGGCTAATGACCAGATAAGGAGGATTGAGAAATACGTTAAGCTTGTTGATGGGAGGAGTATTCAAATAGACAGTATTAAGAAGGAGGAGTACGTGAAAAGGCATGGGATGCCATGGTTAAGGGAAGCCATTGGATCCTCGAACATCGTCATCTCTAACCCAGCATTCCTGATGCATGATTTGAAGAAGTATCTTTTAAGGAAGACACAGGGCGTTCTAGCCGGCTTATACAGTAGGCTCGACTTAATAGTTATTGATGAACTCGACTTCTACGATCCGAGAAGCCTGGCTTTATTGATGAGTGTTCTGCAAATCCTCAGCGATATCAGCGATGTCAAGCCCCAGGTGGCAGTGTTAACTGCAACTCTTTCCAACCCGGAGGATATGGGAGAGTTCCTGAAGAAGGCGACGGGGCGGGAGTACCGGGTTGTTGAGGGCGAGGCGTTCAGGATTACCAACCATTACTACATAGTGCTCGGCAAGAACATGAGGGAGGTCTACAACAGCGTTAGGAGGTTGTGGAGCGATGCGGTTAGGACACATCCGGAGCTGGCCGCTTACAGTAAGCTTGTCGAAGACTACTCGTCGTTTGAGAAGGAAGCCTACAGGGTTGTTTCAATACTTGAGGGCCTCGGCTACAACGTTCCAAGCATCAGCGTGAACCCTGCCGAGATAATAACGGAGTTCTTCAAGGATGATTACGTAACACTTGTTTTCACGAGAAGCATTAGTTCTGCGGAAGAGCTGGTGAGAAGCATTAAACAGTATGCTGGGGAGGAGGCCCCGCTTGCAAGCCACCACCACTTAATCTCAAAGGCGAGGAGGGAGGAGGTGGAGGAGAAGGCGAGGAAGGGGTTGGTGAAGGTGGTGGTTTCTCCGAGAACCCTTTCCCAAGGCATTGACATAGGCACGATAAGGAGGATAGTCCACCTCGGTCTTCCAGATGATGTCCGGGAGTTCTATCAACGGGAGGGGAGGAAGGGGAGGAGGAGGGAGCTGGGGTATGCGGAGACGGTTATAATCCCGTACACGAGATGGGATAGGGAGTTGCTGAACAACGGGCTTGAAACCCTCCGTAAATGGCTGAGCCTGGGCATTGAGAAAACCCTTGTAAACGAGGAAAACCTCTACATCTACTTGTTCACGGGCACGGTGAAGCTGAAGTCACCATGGTATCGGAGAGAGCTGAACGAGCTGGAGAAGAAAGCCCTGTCCAAGGCCGGGATACTGTTGAAGGATAGGGTGAACACGGAGCTGTTGGACTGGGTTTTCGAGAGGATGAACTTCTACGAGTTTGCCCCGCCATACGGGATTAAGAGGTATATTGAGAGGAACGGGGAGCTTAGACCGCTGGAGCCGATTGGACACGTAGACTTGATCGAGAAGTTCCAGCCAGGATGCATCGACTACTCCGAGGACGCGCTCGTGGTTTCCATAGAGTATGGGAAAACCTCCAGGCTCGTTAAAAGCGTGATAGAGAAACCGATCAAGGAGATTGACTTCTACTCCCATGACGCCCTCTCAGTGGCAGCGGAGGAGTACAAGTACTTGAAGATGAACTGGGGGGAGAAGCCCTCGCTCATAAAGGATTTGTTAACAGGTAGGATAACGAGCGAGGAGCTCTGCGTGGTCTACGTCCCCAGGAACGGTTTCGGCAGGTATAGGAAGATACCTGAGAGATGTATTTGGACTGTGAGGTCTGAGAGGCCCAGGTATGTCCGCGTTGACGACACGCCGCTGGTCTTCTACGATAAGAAGACTATTTACGTTCCAACACCAACGGGGGGTGAGTACAGGGATTTCACATACGGCTACATCTACGATGTTGAAATGAGCGAGGATTCCGAGCTCCTCAGGCTTGCTCTCGCAGTGCTGATGGTTCTGCTTAGGAGGCTTTACGGGATAGCTTTTGAAACAATAATGTATGATGTCGTCAAGCTAGGGGAGTACAAGTACTTCTCGCTCCACGAGCCCGTAGCGGCCGGTATCATAGACAGGCTTGACTGGTTGAGCGTTAGAAGGGATGTTGAGAAATACGTTTTCGACGACTTAGACAGGATTCTAATATCCGAGATAGACGATATTGCCTACTCAACCCTAGTCTCCCTGAAGTTTAACTGGAGCCTTGTGAAAGCGGAAATGCTCAGGGTGGTTGACTACGTCCTGGCCAAGGAGAAGATCCGGGCAGTGATAGAAGGCGTTGAGACACTCATACCGAGACCCAGCCCAGCGTTGAAAACCCTTTCACTCAGCATCATTAGTGAAGTACTGGATGAGGATTCTCTCTCCCCGAGCCTTCTCGTGGCGCTAGCCTACTATGACGGGGGCTTGTCAAGAGCGGTGGTAGAGCTTTATCCCCCAATACCTTACGTTAAACCCCCGCAAGCAATACTAGAGTTTGAGAGAGAGGTCCTGGATAAAATCCTCTACGAGGACTTCAAGCTTGTCGTCGAGGACAGGGGCATGGTTCTCAAGCAGTTGAGAACTGCTAACCTAAGGATGCTTGCAGGATTCATTGAAAAAGAGCCTGGTAAAGTTGTAGACCTGCGTGAAAAATCTGCTGACCTCTCTGTTAAACCATTCACTCCTGAATCCTTGTTAACAGGTGAGGAGAAGGAGCCGAGGATTGAGCCAGCTGATGTTCAGCTGGTTTTGAAAGAGGCTAGGGAGAGGAAGGAATTATCCGAGAGCATGAAGAATGTTATCCAAAGATTTATGGCTAGAAGGGCGCGGGCTGATTACATAGCATACCTAGTTCTAAAGGAGGTTGCGGGCAGGAAGGGTGTAGTGGATAGAAGCAAGACCGGTGTCATCTAG
- a CDS encoding zinc-dependent alcohol dehydrogenase family protein yields MKAMLLRNPAPVETNPLEYVNVETPSPRSEEVLIKISKCGVCRTDLHIVEGELPPPRLPLIPGHQVIGRIVEVGDAVEGVVPGELVGVPWLYYACGECRYCKRGLENLCDKALFTGYSVNGGYAEYMVAHYRFIHKIPGGLSELEAAPLMCAGAVGYRSLRLTGLVGSDGVLGLFGYGSAAHLMLQTARKLGLRVYVFTSSPWKIEHALKNGAEWAGRTVDEPPSKLDAAIVYAPASQVFVEALRKVDKGGRVVLGEIYMTPIERLEYRLLWEEREVKTVANVTRRDVSEFLQLAVKHGIKPEVKAFKLEEANEALKELKHGRSLGQIVLDVS; encoded by the coding sequence ATGAAGGCAATGCTCCTGCGCAACCCAGCCCCTGTTGAAACCAATCCCCTGGAATACGTTAACGTTGAAACCCCTTCTCCGAGGAGCGAGGAAGTCTTGATAAAAATATCGAAATGCGGCGTCTGCAGGACAGACCTCCACATAGTCGAGGGCGAGCTACCTCCTCCAAGACTCCCATTAATCCCTGGGCACCAGGTGATAGGGAGAATCGTTGAGGTTGGAGACGCTGTTGAAGGCGTGGTGCCTGGCGAGCTTGTGGGTGTTCCATGGCTGTACTACGCATGCGGTGAGTGCAGGTATTGTAAAAGGGGTTTGGAAAACCTCTGCGATAAAGCATTGTTCACAGGCTACTCTGTAAACGGGGGTTATGCTGAATACATGGTGGCACACTACAGGTTTATTCATAAAATACCCGGAGGGCTCAGTGAGCTTGAAGCAGCTCCCTTAATGTGCGCCGGAGCCGTAGGCTACAGGTCTTTAAGACTAACCGGCCTCGTGGGCTCGGACGGGGTGTTAGGCTTGTTCGGATACGGGAGCGCGGCGCATTTAATGCTTCAAACAGCTAGGAAGCTGGGGCTACGGGTTTACGTTTTCACGAGCAGTCCGTGGAAAATAGAGCACGCGCTTAAGAACGGGGCTGAGTGGGCTGGGAGAACGGTTGATGAACCGCCGTCAAAACTTGATGCTGCAATAGTTTATGCACCGGCTTCACAAGTGTTCGTGGAAGCTTTGCGGAAGGTTGACAAGGGAGGCAGGGTCGTACTAGGCGAGATATACATGACCCCTATAGAGAGGCTTGAGTATAGGCTACTCTGGGAGGAGAGGGAGGTTAAGACTGTTGCAAACGTGACGAGAAGGGATGTGTCCGAGTTCCTCCAGCTCGCGGTTAAGCACGGGATTAAGCCTGAGGTTAAAGCCTTCAAGCTCGAGGAGGCTAATGAAGCGTTGAAAGAGCTTAAACACGGTCGTAGCCTTGGTCAAATAGTCCTAGACGTCTCCTAG
- the sfsA gene encoding DNA/RNA nuclease SfsA — protein MGLRVLKLEGLVKAWLRKRVNRFTVEVEVDGSPVKAHLTNTGRLQEYLVNGRKSLLARIKGPRLSYRLIAVEDGDGYAVVDTISQQRVFESLVRDNSIPWLKDCFIVKRNYRIEGEVIDYLIECHGLQRLVELKSSVLRTVDNYASYPDCPTDRGVRQIETLARFAEKYKPLVVFIAALPRVKGFKPFCRGDPRILEAVMNASMKGVVFKSINTYMVDESGWIVLENPDLPVLLEC, from the coding sequence GTGGGCTTGAGAGTTCTCAAACTGGAGGGGTTGGTGAAGGCCTGGCTGAGGAAAAGAGTTAACAGGTTCACGGTTGAAGTAGAGGTAGATGGTTCCCCGGTGAAGGCTCATTTAACCAATACCGGCAGGCTTCAAGAATACCTGGTGAATGGGAGGAAATCCCTCCTCGCCAGGATTAAAGGCCCCAGGCTCAGCTACAGGCTTATTGCTGTTGAAGATGGTGATGGATACGCTGTGGTAGACACTATCAGCCAGCAAAGGGTTTTCGAATCACTGGTACGGGACAACTCGATTCCATGGCTTAAGGACTGCTTCATCGTTAAGAGAAACTATAGGATTGAGGGAGAGGTTATAGACTACCTTATCGAATGCCACGGTCTGCAAAGGCTTGTAGAGCTCAAGAGCAGTGTCTTGAGAACAGTAGATAACTACGCATCATACCCGGACTGCCCTACCGATAGAGGAGTGAGACAGATTGAAACCCTTGCACGGTTCGCTGAGAAGTACAAGCCCCTCGTCGTGTTCATCGCGGCTCTTCCACGCGTCAAAGGGTTTAAACCGTTCTGCAGGGGAGACCCAAGGATACTTGAGGCCGTGATGAATGCTTCCATGAAAGGAGTGGTTTTCAAATCCATTAACACGTACATGGTTGACGAATCGGGCTGGATTGTTTTAGAGAACCCTGACCTTCCTGTACTGCTTGAGTGTTAG
- the dcd gene encoding dCTP deaminase has protein sequence MILSDWDIKVYLEKKLLAISPLYEDTVRENGVDLRFGNTFCRFKANGSILDSKLVNVGDFLECVEVGDEGFVINPHEHVLATTLEWVEMPIDLVGLVNLRSTFARLNLFIPPTVIDAGFKGNITIEVIGGNVPVRVYPLQRFLHIVFLRTSSPVYKPYEGKYQGQVSVTPPKPDSGK, from the coding sequence ATGATTTTGAGCGACTGGGATATTAAAGTCTACCTTGAGAAAAAACTCCTCGCTATAAGCCCTCTCTACGAGGACACGGTAAGGGAGAATGGTGTGGACCTGAGGTTTGGCAACACGTTCTGCAGGTTCAAGGCCAACGGAAGCATTCTAGACTCCAAGCTGGTTAACGTGGGAGACTTCCTGGAGTGTGTAGAGGTTGGTGACGAGGGCTTCGTGATAAATCCTCACGAGCACGTCCTGGCGACAACTCTTGAATGGGTTGAGATGCCGATAGACCTGGTGGGTCTCGTCAACTTGAGGAGTACTTTCGCCAGGCTCAACCTGTTCATCCCTCCAACCGTGATAGATGCTGGCTTCAAGGGGAACATTACCATTGAAGTTATAGGCGGGAATGTCCCGGTGAGGGTTTACCCTCTGCAACGGTTCCTCCACATAGTCTTCTTAAGGACGAGCAGCCCTGTCTACAAGCCCTACGAGGGGAAGTATCAGGGGCAGGTTAGTGTAACCCCTCCCAAGCCTGACAGCGGTAAGTAA
- a CDS encoding sodium:solute symporter family protein → MYVWALIVVLAYLLLMLGVGFYAARYKVKTAEDLVIAGRRVGLLFVAASLSANNIGGGSTVGVAARAYGAWGLSAGWYIMTAGIAMIPVGYVFYYMRKTRAWTLPQVISKRFGAPSHLTTSILQMISLTTLTASQILASGTIFSALTGLSFETGVLLATIITILYTILGGLWADVMTDFVQWLMITLGMLVAIPFILANAGGWESVVARLPAGHLDFFKLGYNNILNLTFMYIVSFITGAEMASRALASRDEKIALKGSILSGVLMGVYAFIPALIGLIALAELPGINASEAYAKVMLGYAPEPVAGIALAAILAATMSSADSDMLGTASIFAVDIWKRYIRKNASNKEILILTRLGVVVVGVLAASAALTRFDIVTINTFAFMLRSAGPFAPFALGLIMKYVTKEAGIAAIITGSIAGVYWRLAGQPYGIGDTVIGALVGVITFLVLIAIGKALGRPPAPPLEEVGE, encoded by the coding sequence ATGTATGTCTGGGCCTTAATAGTTGTCCTAGCCTACCTGTTACTAATGCTTGGGGTCGGGTTCTACGCTGCTAGGTATAAGGTGAAAACTGCTGAAGACCTTGTAATAGCTGGCCGAAGGGTAGGATTATTATTCGTGGCTGCGTCGCTCTCAGCCAATAACATCGGCGGAGGAAGCACCGTGGGCGTGGCTGCTAGGGCGTACGGGGCATGGGGGCTGTCCGCTGGATGGTACATTATGACAGCTGGAATAGCAATGATACCCGTTGGCTACGTCTTCTACTACATGAGGAAAACCCGTGCTTGGACCCTTCCACAAGTCATATCTAAAAGGTTCGGCGCCCCCTCCCACCTAACTACCTCCATTCTTCAAATGATATCTCTCACAACCCTGACGGCTTCGCAAATACTTGCGTCGGGAACTATTTTCTCAGCCCTAACAGGCCTCTCCTTCGAAACCGGCGTGCTCTTAGCAACAATCATCACCATCCTCTACACTATTCTCGGCGGGTTATGGGCTGATGTGATGACGGATTTCGTGCAGTGGCTCATGATAACCCTGGGAATGCTTGTCGCAATACCGTTTATACTAGCCAACGCAGGAGGGTGGGAAAGCGTTGTTGCAAGGCTGCCTGCCGGACACCTAGACTTCTTCAAGCTGGGATACAACAATATTCTGAACCTGACGTTCATGTACATAGTATCTTTCATAACCGGTGCTGAAATGGCCTCGAGAGCCCTTGCGTCCAGGGATGAGAAAATCGCTCTGAAAGGATCAATACTTTCGGGAGTCTTAATGGGCGTGTATGCCTTCATACCAGCTTTAATCGGACTGATAGCGCTGGCCGAGCTTCCAGGCATAAATGCTAGCGAAGCATATGCAAAGGTAATGCTTGGATACGCGCCCGAGCCTGTTGCAGGAATAGCCTTAGCCGCCATTCTAGCAGCAACCATGTCCAGCGCTGACTCAGACATGCTGGGGACAGCTTCAATATTCGCTGTCGACATATGGAAGAGATACATTAGGAAAAACGCTAGCAACAAGGAAATACTGATCCTGACCCGTTTAGGAGTAGTTGTTGTAGGCGTACTAGCAGCTTCAGCAGCCTTGACAAGGTTCGACATAGTGACGATCAACACTTTCGCGTTCATGCTGAGATCCGCGGGACCCTTCGCGCCCTTCGCCCTGGGCTTGATAATGAAGTATGTCACTAAGGAAGCGGGGATTGCTGCGATAATTACCGGGAGCATTGCCGGAGTCTACTGGAGGCTTGCTGGTCAGCCGTACGGGATCGGGGATACCGTGATCGGCGCCCTTGTAGGAGTGATCACCTTCCTAGTATTGATAGCCATCGGGAAAGCTCTCGGGAGGCCTCCTGCCCCGCCACTGGAGGAGGTTGGGGAATAA